In Methanoregula formicica SMSP, the DNA window GGAGCACCTGCATCACCACGGTCGACCAGACAGAGACCGGGGCATACGTCTCCGTCACGCTGCCATCCCTTCCGGTGGGGACCGTTGGCGGAGGGACGGGAGTTGACACCCAGCAGGAATGCTTACGCCTCCTCGGCGTTGCCGGCAGCGGGACACCCCCGGGCACGAATGCGAAGAAGCTCGCCGAGATCATCGGTGCAGGCGTCCTTGCCGGCGAACTCTCCCTTCTTGGCGCCCTTGCAGCTCAGCACCTGGCCCGCGCCCACCAGCAGCTCGGACGGGGATAAAATAATCTCCCGCTTTTTAGTGTTTTCCTGCACTTCAGAAAAAAAGAGTGATTACTGCTTGACCCGCTTGTCCGGGAAGAGCTCGTCGAAGGTCTTCTCATCGGGATTCAGGTACTTGAAGGGCTTGAGCCTGCCGGTGCGTCTTCCGATCTAGTAGAGGATCATCGGGACACAGACAACCGGCACCGAGAGGTAGAGGGCCCCGGAGAGGTCTGGGTTGAACGCAAGTACGACAAGGGCGATGACTTCCAGCACCACCCCAACGATAATTGGCATCCATGGCGAGAGAGGTGCGGGGGCAATGATGTCCGTATCGGTATACCCGCACTTGTAAATCTTCCTGCGGAAGACCACCTGCACCCAGCAGATAGAGATCCAGCAGATGGCGCCGGTGAACGCTGAGACAGACAGGAGCCAGATGTAGATCTGGCCCTCGCCGTTCGTGAACCACCAGAGGGAGAGGACGAGCCAGCAGCACGCAAGCGTGACGAGTGTCCCGACCATGGGGACGCAGTTGCGGTTCAGCCGCGCAAGGAACCGGGATGCCATCCTTTCGATGGAGAGGCCGTACAGGGCACGGATCGCCCCATAGAACCCGCTGTTGGCGCAGGAGAACGCCGCGGTCAGGACAATGAAGAAGAGGACGGCTGCTGTCTCTTGGAAGCCGTACCTGGCAAGTGCCGTTGAGAAGACGCTGTCCGTGAGCCCAGCCTCGGCAAACGGGAGGGGGTTACACGGCATTCACTTGTTCCATGATCAGTAGACCATACATGATGCATCCGGGAAAAAACCGTTTTCATTTGATGCACACGGTCTAAGATCGCAACCACAGAATTGGACTGTTAGAACCGGAACCATTTCATCATGACAATGGCATCCTCGCCATTCGCGTAATAATGCTCAATCCCGAAGACTTCCCGGTACCTCATCCTGCGATAGAACCGCTGGGCGGTGGTGTTGGAGACACGAACTTCCAGCTGGACACCGGTGGCGAGTTCCAGCGCAAACTGGTGCTCGACCCGGTTCACGAGCAGCTTTGCGATCCCCCGCCGGCGGTACCGCGGGCTGACCCCGAGATTGCAGAGGTGGCCGTAGATGTTCTCACCGGTGTCCTCGAGGCCCCCGACAACGAATCCGACAACCGCGCCATCGCACTCGGCGACAAAATAGGTAGTAGGGTAATACGTCAGCGCTTCAAGAAAGACCGCCTGCTCCCAGGGATCGATGAACGACTCCTTCTCTATGGCAACGATCGCCGCGATATCGGCGGGTGTCGCCCGGCGGATCTGGGGCAGCGGGAAGAGAGCGAGGTCATGGGGCCGGATCATGGGACAGTCTCCTGGTGCCTGCCGGATTCTGGTAAACATCCTGAGCGCTTGGTATTCATAGCATTTGCCCTGCCGGAGCAGGAAGCGCCCGGCATACCGGGGTGAGTCGGCGTTATATGGGATCACACACAATAATGAGAGCACGTAAACGTACTGTCAATGCGCGGGGTCTTGCATGGTGAGGATATATCGTTTTTCAGGGGTGCGGCCGGTGAAGGAGGCTGCGCCGGAGATCGCGGCAGTGCCGTATGACGTGGTGACTGCTAACGAGGCAAAGGCGATCATTGCACAGAACCCGAAGAGTTTCCTGCGCGTGAGCAGGCCCGATGCCGAACTCCCGGGCATTCCCCCCCATGATGACCGCGTGTACCAACGGGCGCGGGAGATGTTCCTTCTCCTGGAGCGCGAGGGGCTCTTGAAGAAGGACCCGGAACCCGGCATGTACCTGTACCGGGCACAGCAGAACGGGGATACATTCCTTGGCCTCTGCTGTTGTCTCGATGTGGACGATTACCGGAACAATAAGATCCGTCGCCATGAACTGACACGGTATGACAAGGAGGAAGACCGGACCCGGCATATCGAAGCCGTCCGTGCGCACAACGGACCGGTGGTCCTCCTCTATCGCGACGATGCGGGTCTCTTCTCCTTCATCGAATCACAAGTAGCCCGCACACAGCCGCCAGTCGCCGACGTGTGGACGGAACAGGGAGCACTCCACCAGATATTCCGGATCGCGGATCCCGGGGTCCTGGCTGAACTCGAACAACGCTTCGCCGCGGTCCCGGCGCTCTATATCGCCGACGGGCACCACCGCGCCAAGGCATCGGTGAACCTTGCCGATAAGATCCTCGCCTCCGGCAACCAGCCGGGCGACGAGGTCTGCCGGTTCATGGGGGTCATATTCGCCCACAACCGGGTGAAGATCCACGGGTACAGCCGCCTCCTTACTGACCTGGATCCCTATACTCCCGATACGTTCCTCAAAAAACTTGGCGAGCATTACACGGTCCGGCCATACGCGGCTGTCGATGGCAGCGTGTATAATATCACCCCCGCGATTACCGATCCGGAAAAGTACCATGTTGTCCATCTCTATCTCAGGGGAACGTGGTACGAGTGCACACGTCCGCGGGAGACCGGTCCTGAAACACCCAACACGCTTGATGTGGCTGTGCTCCAGAAGCACGTGCTCGAAGGGATGCTGGGCATCACCGACCCCCGGGGCGACGCACGCCTCCAGTACCTGGGAGGGGCCCGCCCGGTCTCCGACCTTGAAAAACTCGTGGATGACGGGACCTACCGGCTCGCGTTTGCCATGCAGCCGGTGAAGGTGGAAACGGTCCTTTCCATTGCCGACGCAGGGGGCATCATGCCGCCAAAATCCACCTGGTTCGAACCCAAACTGCTGAGCGGTCTCGTTGTCCATTCATTCGATTGAGACACCCCGCCGCTTTTTCATCCAATCCTTTATTGTTTTTTAACAGCGATGGTGTATGGTATGATCACCATCGCACTCCCGAAGGGCAGCCTTGAGGCGCAGACCCTCCAGCTGTTCAAGGAGGCAGACCTCGAGGTCCGACGCACGGACCGCGACTACAACCCCCGTATTGATGACCCCCGGATCGGAAAGGTCAAGATCCTCCGCCCGCAGGAGATCCCGACCTATGTTGACAAGGGATATTTCGACCTCGGCATCTCGGGCCTTGACTGGATCACCGAAACCGGTTCCGATGTCGTTGAGGTGGCAGACCTCTCCTACAGTAAGACCGGCGAGGGAAATGTCAAGATCGTTGTCGCGGTGCACCGTGACGAGCCCATCGAGAACGTCACCCAGATCCGGCCGGGCAGCCGGGTCACAACCGAATACCCGGGCCTGACAAAGAAGTTCTTCGAGGACCTGAAGATCCCGGTCCAGCTCTTCCACTCTTTTGGTGCATCGGAGGCGAAAGTCCCCGATCTGATGGACGTAGTCGTTGATCTAACCGAGACCGGGACAACACTCAGGAAGAACGGCCTCAAGATCATCGGCCAGATCATGGAGTCCCACACGGCGATCATCGCGAACAAGGCAAGCTGGGCAGACCCGGAGAAACGGCGCGAGATCGAGGAGATCCGGACCCTGCTCTTCGGTGTTATCGATGCCCGGCACAAGGTTCTCCTGACCATGAATGTCCCGACCGCATCTATGGAGAAGATCGTTGCGGCATTGCCGGCGATGAAGAAGCCGACGGTCAGCCGGCTCCATGGGATCGATTACTACAGCATCCAGACTGTTGTTCCCAAGAATTCGGTCAACGGGCTTATCCCGAAGCTCAAGAAGTGCGGCGCCGAGGACATCCTTGAGATACCAATCTCGAAGATTGTGCCGTGATGCCGGCACCAAAAAACTCCCGTGATTTTTTTAGTACGTCCACAGGTAACTGTGGCAGAATATAGCGCGGTTTAGCGGAAAAATGCACGGAGCTACCGGCAATCCGCGTTATCATGAAGAACCCCAAAAACCGCTGCCTCTTCCGATCGCACGGGAAAAATTATTCGAGTTTGATATAGATCGTTCCTCCCGATGCACTGATGCAGGTTGAACCGGATTGTGTTACCGAATCATCGGTACCCTCTGCCTGGGCAACGACCCGGAACTCGTAACATTTCCCTTTTACCCAGAGCGACGTATCCGACAGGGATAGTGTATAGTACGAGGGTGAATTGACCACCTGACTGCTGATCATCGTTATGCCACCGGGGATTGTCTGCCATGCCGCAGCACTATCCGCCACCCGGGACTGCAGCGTTTCTGTAACGGTTTTATCGCCGTCATAGGAGGTCTTCCATGCCAGCTTCCACACGGTTGGATCGGATGTAGTGACCGTGAGATCGCTGACTTGGAGTGTTTTTGTACCAAACACGGGATTTTCTCCCACCGGATATACCTTGCACTGCATTTCCGGGATGAACGCTGTCTGTGTCACCGGATTCGTGGTATCACTCATGTCGGTGAATGTAATAGAGGAGGTGCTGTCAGGGCCGAAGAGATCGAACGACCCCGCCTGGGTCAGTCTGAGGCGTAACGTTGCACTCCAGGTCTCGTTGAGCTTGATTGTTCCAACATTGTAGTTTATCTGGCGGGCACTCCATCCTGCTGTGTCGTCTTGGACTGTACTGAAGAGCTGGTGAAAGATACCGTGCTTGGTGATATTGGTCTTGTTGATATAGGTCGAACTGTCAGCAACAGGCGTCTTCACCTCATACACGTAGTCCATATACTGGGTGATGTCGCCTCCCGTATTGTCGTCGATTGTCACGGTCCCGAAATCGAGGGACACTTCCGTGTCACCTCCAGCGGTTTCCTGAAGATCGCCGGCAATCGCAATATACACGTCTTCGATATTTGCCGAAGAAGCTTCAAAGTACCTTCCACCGGTGGCTGTGGCAAGTGTTTCAAGCGTTGTCTTCCCGCCGCTGGAGATACTATCGCCGAATGCAATGGAATAGATTTTAATCCCGTTATAGCTTGCGTATGCAGCCATGTTCTGGTATCCGTCGGTATCGGAATAGGACATATATGATTCCGTTAAATCCTCAAAGTCCGTAGGACGCCACGATGTATAGCCGCGCCCCCGTGCAAGCGGGTCGCCATAGTAATTATAATCCCCATCGGAGAGGACGATAATGGCCTTGATCGCATTGGATCGAGCCCTCGCTGATTTCAGTTCCTGGACCGCTTTCCGGAGACCATCCCTCAGGGGGGTACCCGAGTAGGGAACCATGGAATTGATCGCCGTCTTGGCATCTGCAGGAACAGAAGTCAGTTCCCGGTCTACTGTTGCATAGTAGAGATAGGATGTCGGAGAGGACTTATAATGTTCATCTCTATACGATTGGTCGTCATGTGTATCCAGATCAATTCCGGGGCCCAGACCAGAATAGGTTGTGGCGGAAGTGTAATCACCTTTGTTTCCAAACGAGACAACCCCGATTTTGTCGTTCGTTCCCATCTCGTCGACAAATGCCGAAGATGCTGCCATAACGTTGACCATCCTGTCCGGGTTACCCTTCATCATACTTCCGGAACGATCGGTGGTGAGGACGACATCGATGGGATTCGGTTTGAGCGCTATGCCGTCGCCTTTGAGCTGGATAGTAAGGTTAAGTTCATCCCCGACATGAGCATTGTCGCATTTCATGGACGAATAGGTACTGAGATAAGGGTAGTTCTTCCAGACAAGAAGGATATCCCGCGATTTGGTGATAGTACCTGCCGTGTTCGTCCACCGTGCTGTCACGACCACCTGGCCGGTGGCCGTCGGATCGAATCCGGGCTGTCCTTCAGCTGCAAATGCCCCGGGGCTGAATTCTGTGGTTGCATACCCGTCGTCGCCAACCAGAACCGCTTCGGTCGGCCCGACTGCAAGCACCGGATCGGTTGCCCCAATATACACGGCATCATAGGTTGTGGTACCGAGCGAGAAATACACCTTCTCGTTTTTCACCGGGTTGCCCTTCGCATCGACAACCCGTGCCTGGAGAATGGCCCGGGTCGTACTGTCAACATCGAGACTTGCCATGGACTGCGGGTTGGCCGTAAACAGCAGGTCCACCGGATCGGTATTGTAGTATTCAATCTGCTGGCTGCAGTACCCTGCACTATAGGGATCCCGGCAGGTCGCGGCCGGATTAGCGGGGGAAGAGGCATTGAGCGTAAACACCCTCGCTTCATCCTGTGCCGGGAAGATAACCGTGACCTTGCCGTTGAGATTGGTATACTGTGTTGCACTCTGCCCGTCGGAGGATGTGCAGAGCACGGGCGCACTATGAATCGGGTTGCCGAATTTGTCGGTGAGCGTGTAGGTAATGGTCACATCGTTGACCGGGAGACCGTCTGCCGGGAGGGGTGATTTCGTTCCTTCCATGTTGATGGCGCGGGTCTGCTCGATATACGAGGGCGTCTCCTCTGCAACACCGATAACCGTTTTGGAGGGCATTATCACCATATTGCCGATACGATACATCCAGAGCTTGTTCTCTCCTGCAACGGTGGAGAGCCTTAAGTCAATGGATACATTACCCTCTGTATCTGTATAATACGTTTTTTCGGTTACGAAATTTGTACCATCCTTTAATCCGACACCATCCTCTCCGGTAACGGTGATCTGGACAGCCTCAGGGGCATTCTTACTATCAACGCGGTTATTCCAGTAATCGTAAACAGTAAGATTTACCCGGGTCTCCGAACCAACGGGTAACTCTGTCGGATACGCATCAAAACTCGCTTTTTCAGGGATGCCGTGATCGATCCGCTGGAATGTCGTGAACGTAACGGGAAGTGTCTGGCCATCGTTGACGGACACCGTTGCATGAATGGTAGCATTGCCACTGATCGTTTTAACAGAAAATACTGCTGTTGCCACTCCATTCACATCGGTTTTGACAGGTGTTGTCGGAGAGATCGTCCCCAGAACCTGCGAGGCAGTATCGAGGGTGAAGGTTACATCCGCATTCGCGACAGGCGCAGTCGCCGTATCCACTACCGTCACGGTGATGACGGAACTGTCCGCACCGTTTGCAGTGATCCATCCCGGGGCACTTATCGTCGATAAGGAAAGATCCAGTGCTGCTACTGCAGAACTGCTCAGGAGGAGAAGTCCGAATAGAACCAGAATTGTTTGTTTCACTATCCTGCCTCCGTTCTGAGCAAGTTTCTCCACGTAATAGTATATATAATTTTTTATTTAAAATTTTGGTCAATTTATTGTTAGATTTGTGAAAAAACAAAAATTTTCACATTTATTGATATTATACCGCACTATTTCTGACCGTTTGGGACACAAGAATCAGATTGCTGGCCGGGCTCTTCCAGGGAACAAGTTAATTTTATAAGAGTGCAATTTTTCTCGATTTGTTTTCTGACAGGAAATGGGCTAAAGGGAGGGATTGCCGGTATCTTTTCTTCAGGTATACATGAGTAAGCGGTTTTGTGAAAAAATCCACCCGGTTGTTCTTAATCAGGATAATAAATGGAAAATTCGACCTACCGCAATTAACGAATGTTTATATCCCTGATCTCTCTTATAAACCATTGGGCAATCTCATGAAAAGAATGAAATATCTTCTTTTTTTTATCGTGATAGCAGTCGCTGTTCTTGGAGTACTTGGCATTATTTCCCTGCCATCACTCACAGTCTTTCCTGATACCACGGAGCCAAAAGCCAATACGAGTTTCATTATGCTCAACAAGTCTGATCCGTTCACCGGGATCAGTTTTGATGATGTGGCATCCCGCATACCGGTGAGCATGTCTGGTATGGAAGAAAACGCTACTGCAACACCCAGTATCCGGATGATCCAAGGATATGGTCTCGATCCCACGGGCAATGCCAGCAGTTGGGATGTCATTATCTGCCAATCTGGGCAGACAACCCTGGTGACCTATAACCACCATGGAGAGAGAACGTATAACTGGTCAGGCACATGCCCGGAACAGGATATTAACCTCGGCCGTATAATAACGCCGCGGGATCTGTTCCTGAAAAACAGGGACAGGATCTTCCTGCAACCGGACTCGGCCGCAAACGAGTCGCGGGAACTGGCTCTCGCAGGGAGTACTTACTTCCTTACCATCACCAGCACAGGACGGCAACGGGATCTCAGATTCGATGCAATAACAGGAGCGCTGACTTCCACCAATGACTGACGATACCGGTGCAATGTCGATTGACTTTCTGGTCGGATTCACCATATTCATGCTTGCATTCATCTGGGTAGCAACCATGATTCCCGGACTGTTCATCGGGCTCCAGTCCCACACAATCGATTTCGATGCCGTTGCGTACCGGACAGGAGTCATCCTTGCAGAGGATCCCGGGGATGTCGGTTCTTTGGCAGCAGCCGGCATTCCCTGGGAGCTGCAGTCGAACCCGGGCCAGTACCCGGACAAAATTGCCCGGTTCGGTCTTGCCGTCTCAAAAGACACCCCGGGAATTCTCGATGAAACCAAGGTAGACCGGTTTTTCAACACCACGGAGTTTGTCTATCCCACGGACTACCAGAAATGGGCGATATTCGGGGATTTCCCTTACCGGTTCAATATCTCCCTGAAAGAGGAAGGAAAAGATACCCTCAGGTCAGTCGGTGACATAATTCCCGTCAATTACCCGTATGGCTACATACGCAGGGACGTAAAAATCCGGAGCGGGAGCAATACGACGATCGGTGAGACAATAATCAAGACATACCACTATAACAATACCGAAGAAGTGTTTAATCACCGGTTCTCCATCATGATCAATACATCGTCCCTGTTATTCGACGATGTAGGAATGCTGAAGAGTCCGACCGGGGATGCAGCGTACCGCTTCAACCCCATGAGGGACAGGATCATCATCAATATCACGGATTTTGATAAAATGCCGGAACCGTTAAAACCGGGAACCACCAAGTCAGTGTCAAACGTCCAGTTTTACACGAGATCCTATGCGATGTCCACGCTCGACCCGTTACCGGCAGTGTCCCCCAGCAGGTTCCTCTATATGGATGGGGAAACGACAGCAGTTCCTGCATTCCCGGCGGTTTTTTCAAATGGCATATCGATGGTATTTGAACCGGGCTTTTTCAATACAATTGGCGATATAGGTACCGACGATACGATCTTCATCAACCTGACATTTACGGTAAATCAAAAGCAGCAGTTCCTGAACAACACACACACCGAGCCGTTCCCGTATGACTATAACCCCGTGAATGTCACCCAGCCCGAACTGGCCGATGCGGTGATGGAGGTGGCGGTATGGTAAATGCAGACGGGCAGCTGTACACCATCGAGGGGGTTGCAGCAGCGCTCATCCTCCTCCTGACCGCGTACATTGTGGTGAACTCCACATCCGTATATACCGCGGGGGACACCCACATCAGCGATATGCAGCTTGAAGTCGTGGGGGACGATGCACTGAAGATGATGAACACTGCGCCCAACATCTCGGTTGACAAAACCTCCCTGCAAACCATTGTTGAGACGGGCGATTCTGCGCAGTTCCGGACGATGTTTGATACTATCGTGAATGCAAAGACCGGCACAGACCGGGATCGTATCCAGTTCATGGCAAACGTTACCTGCGAACGGGACGGAGTTGTCAGCAGTGTACCTTTAAGTGAGTCTTCCCATATGTTTACGGGAGGAGAACATGCTGTGCGGGTATCCGAGTGGGTCATTGTTGACAGTTCTGACTGTACGGATCCCTCATCCGGTAAACATGCCGTTTTAGTGGAGGCATTAGTATGGCGCGACTGAACGATGATGCGCAGTGGATTGTGCTTATGGGGTTTGTCGTGAGTTTTGCCCTGTTCTTTATCGCGATCCTGATCAACCAGTCAACGGTTGTAGGGCAGACCACCGCCGAGGCGGTATCGGAATTCCCCAAAACGGATATCCGTGAGGTACGGGGCATGATCATCCAGTCTGAATTCCTTGATGACGAAAACGACAAAACCACCGTGCAGAGGGAGATACGGAACCTTTCCTTAAGCAGGCATAATGCCGTGGTAAATTTCTCCTCAAACCGGCCGGGAGGATCGGATCCCTACACGTATATTGAAATTCACTACAACAACGGGGTGACAGCATATAATGAGACGTGGAGATCAGAATAAACAATACCCGGGCGGGACTGATGACGGGGTGGCAACCCTGATCGAGTATATCCTGATCTCCGGTGTCCTTACTGGCCTGTTTGTTGTCGTACTCCTTCTCACGAATACTCACTTTATGGAAATGCCGTCGAAAACAATCACGTACTCGGCATATACTGACATCAGCAACGGCATCTCCACAAGGATCGTTGATATCTACTCCATCGCGCCTGCCAACGGGAATATCACGTCGCGGTTCGATATCCCGGATGAGGTTGCCGGGAGGGAATACCTTGTTGAAGTCGGGAATCTTTACGGTGAGGACCTCACGGCTCAGACCGTACGCATCAGCGGGAATTCTGTCATCGCCAATGTGGCAATCGCGGGGATAGGATCCACGCGGAGGGCCGGGGGGAACACGACGAGCAGCGGTTTGAACAGGATCAGTTACAATTCCGGAGGATTTGTATGACAACGAGGGCATTCCAGGAATCGTGCACAGACGGCGTATCGGAGTCCATCGGGTTTCTCCTCATTTTCACGCTGATGATGGCGGGCATCGGCCTTGTGACCCTGTACGGGTACCCGCTGCTGATGCAGCAGCAGACCGGCGCCGATGAGCAGATCATGGAAAAGAACATGATCGTGCTCCAGAATGATGTCAAAAGCCTTGCCTACAAGACGGTCCCCTACAAGGAGACCGCACTCAAGATCGGCGGGGGTTCGCTGACGGTATTCAATTCGAGCACAACACCCCAGGTTTTCACCATCAGCATTCATGATTCCTCCACAACATACGTGAACGAATTCCATCCCGGGGATCTCCGGTACGTGTCTGAGAGCGCAAGGACCGACCTCTCCCTCCAGAACGGGGCGGTCGTGAAACGGGACCGTGCCGGCCAGGGATCCGTGATGCTTGCCGAGCCACGCTGGTTCTATGACTCCGCGGCCAATATGATGGTGATCAATCTCATCTCCTTCAACAGCACGGATCTCATGGGACGCTCAGGAATTGGGATGGTTCAGATGGCACTCAAGGACAACAGTTATTCCAGCATACCGGTCCCCGCCACAACAACCGTCCTTCTCGATTATACGTCGCCCGATCCCACTGACGCGGATTTCTCCATTGCCTGGGACAATTATTTCACCAATACTGTAAAGATGGAGCGCCAGTCTTCCGCTGCTGGTCCCACCATAACCTACAAACTGCCCCTGGATTCCACGAGAGATGGCACCCTTGTGATAAAAAAATACGACATTCTGATCAAATCCGTGTAAGCATGTCGGCGATATATCGACACTGTTTTTCTTCATCCTGATAAAGAATAAAACAAGAGAGACGAGTTTACAGGTAATTATTCCGCCGTAGCCACTCCACCTGCGGGCCGGTGTAGCGGTACACGATATCGCATTTCTCGTCCTGGAAGTTCCACGGGATGACAATCAGGATATCGCCTTCCCGGATCCAGACTTTCTTTTTGATCTTTCCCTTGATCCTTCCCATTCGGGTCACGCCGTCAAAGCAGCGGATGCGGATGTGATTTGCACCCATCATGAGCTCGGCACTGCCGAACATCTCCCGGTTGCGTTTCTGGGGCAGCCTGACCCTGATGATCTCATCGCCGGGGGGTGCTGCCGGTTTCTTCTCTGTCAGTGGAATCTCTCCCTTGATCCCGTTAAGACGGCTGGTACGTGCTTAATTGTTGGCGTTTGGGAAAATATAGTTATTCTTACGGGGTTTGGACTGCACATTGTTACGGGCCGGTAAACCCCGCCAGTGCGAGGACCGGCGCGAGGATCATGACCGCACCAACACCGGCAATGAAGATACCGGATGCATGGTTGATCAGCGTCAGGTTCCTTTCCGTGAGCCATGCCCGGAGCGACCCGACCATCCCGCACAGGATGATCCACCATAACGCCGAACCGGCAACGAAACCGGAGACAAACCAGCCTGCGGATACCAGCGATGTCCCGCCAAAGACAAAACCATAGCCCGGCAGGGTGACCATGAGAAAGACCAGCGTCATCGGGTTTGCCAGGGCAAGGGCGAGCATCGAGAAAAAATCTTTTGAATACCGCTTCTGGCCGGTCTTGTCCTGCCTGCGGTCAGGAACAAACCCGATAATCCTCACACCGACAACAATGAGGACCAGCCCGGCAAAGATCCTGAGCGGGACTTCAAAGGAGAGGATAAATCCGGAGATGGCGGCAAGCCCGAGGAATGCAATGACCGCATAGACAGAATCGGCAACGGTAATGCCAAACCCGGAGAGAAGGCCGTGAAGCCTGCCGGACAAGAGGGTCCGCTGGATGCAGATGAGAGACAACGGCCCGACTGGTACGGCAAGGATGAGGCCAACGATGATCCCCTGAATGACAAGCCCTATGTCCATAGCGCAAATCCGGTGTACCGGGTACTCTGTTGACTGTGTCCCGTCATCAATGTTGCAGTGTCATGCCAGAAAAGCGTCGGGCCGGCACGGAAGGCTGCTGCCCGGCACACCAATGCGATAAAAACCCGGGTCACATAACGACCCGGGTCACGACACCGTGGATCTTCTCCGGGGGAAGGGCATAGAACTGGATAAACGGCGGGGTGTTCTTCTTGATGATGCCGTAGATCTTCCAGATGAGCGTATCGGAGACCACGCTCTCGATGCCGTAGAAGATCGTCTTCTCGTCGATCCCCTTCTCCTGCAATAGTTTCACCACGTCCACGATCTCCATGTACCCGCATTCCACCCGGAAGATGTGGAGGCCGGGAGCGATCGCGGTGTCAAAATCCGTTGTAATGCCAAATGGCTTCTCCGTGATCTGGATGGAGACAAGGATATTATTCTCGTACAAAATCTCGTTTTTGAAGATGACCTGGGGGAGGTAGGGAGAGAGCCTGTGGACATCCCCGACGAAATAAAGAGCAGTCCCGCGGATCTTGTGCAGGTTCGCGTAGCTCTCCTTGTACTTCGGGAGGAACTCCTCGATGGGAACTGGGCGGAGGATCGCGTGGAGCCGGTCCTGGCCGAGGATGAACGTGACGATAACGATGAGCGGGATGGTGGCGATGAAGAACGACCAGTATGCACCATGGGGGATCTTGAAGAGCGTGGAAATGAAGAAGATCGCGTCGAGGGCGATCAGGGTGCCGGCAATGAGCATCTTTATCTTCTGGTCCCGCTTGAAGAAGATGATCGTCATCAGGATAGCGGAGATCATCATCGAGCCCGAGACGGCGAGGCCGTACGCGGCCGAGAGGTTCTCCGATGACTGGAACTCAAAGATGACAAGGAGGACGCCAAAGAGGAGCATCCAGTTGACCGCGTCGATGTAGATCTGGGACCGGAGCTCCGGGGAGGTGTACTCGACCTTCATCTTGGGGATGATCTTTTTCATCATTCCC includes these proteins:
- a CDS encoding Ig-like domain-containing protein, giving the protein MKQTILVLFGLLLLSSSAVAALDLSLSTISAPGWITANGADSSVITVTVVDTATAPVANADVTFTLDTASQVLGTISPTTPVKTDVNGVATAVFSVKTISGNATIHATVSVNDGQTLPVTFTTFQRIDHGIPEKASFDAYPTELPVGSETRVNLTVYDYWNNRVDSKNAPEAVQITVTGEDGVGLKDGTNFVTEKTYYTDTEGNVSIDLRLSTVAGENKLWMYRIGNMVIMPSKTVIGVAEETPSYIEQTRAINMEGTKSPLPADGLPVNDVTITYTLTDKFGNPIHSAPVLCTSSDGQSATQYTNLNGKVTVIFPAQDEARVFTLNASSPANPAATCRDPYSAGYCSQQIEYYNTDPVDLLFTANPQSMASLDVDSTTRAILQARVVDAKGNPVKNEKVYFSLGTTTYDAVYIGATDPVLAVGPTEAVLVGDDGYATTEFSPGAFAAEGQPGFDPTATGQVVVTARWTNTAGTITKSRDILLVWKNYPYLSTYSSMKCDNAHVGDELNLTIQLKGDGIALKPNPIDVVLTTDRSGSMMKGNPDRMVNVMAASSAFVDEMGTNDKIGVVSFGNKGDYTSATTYSGLGPGIDLDTHDDQSYRDEHYKSSPTSYLYYATVDRELTSVPADAKTAINSMVPYSGTPLRDGLRKAVQELKSARARSNAIKAIIVLSDGDYNYYGDPLARGRGYTSWRPTDFEDLTESYMSYSDTDGYQNMAAYASYNGIKIYSIAFGDSISSGGKTTLETLATATGGRYFEASSANIEDVYIAIAGDLQETAGGDTEVSLDFGTVTIDDNTGGDITQYMDYVYEVKTPVADSSTYINKTNITKHGIFHQLFSTVQDDTAGWSARQINYNVGTIKLNETWSATLRLRLTQAGSFDLFGPDSTSSITFTDMSDTTNPVTQTAFIPEMQCKVYPVGENPVFGTKTLQVSDLTVTTSDPTVWKLAWKTSYDGDKTVTETLQSRVADSAAAWQTIPGGITMISSQVVNSPSYYTLSLSDTSLWVKGKCYEFRVVAQAEGTDDSVTQSGSTCISASGGTIYIKLE
- the hisG gene encoding ATP phosphoribosyltransferase encodes the protein MITIALPKGSLEAQTLQLFKEADLEVRRTDRDYNPRIDDPRIGKVKILRPQEIPTYVDKGYFDLGISGLDWITETGSDVVEVADLSYSKTGEGNVKIVVAVHRDEPIENVTQIRPGSRVTTEYPGLTKKFFEDLKIPVQLFHSFGASEAKVPDLMDVVVDLTETGTTLRKNGLKIIGQIMESHTAIIANKASWADPEKRREIEEIRTLLFGVIDARHKVLLTMNVPTASMEKIVAALPAMKKPTVSRLHGIDYYSIQTVVPKNSVNGLIPKLKKCGAEDILEIPISKIVP
- a CDS encoding APC family permease; this encodes MPCNPLPFAEAGLTDSVFSTALARYGFQETAAVLFFIVLTAAFSCANSGFYGAIRALYGLSIERMASRFLARLNRNCVPMVGTLVTLACCWLVLSLWWFTNGEGQIYIWLLSVSAFTGAICWISICWVQVVFRRKIYKCGYTDTDIIAPAPLSPWMPIIVGVVLEVIALVVLAFNPDLSGALYLSVPVVCVPMILY
- the rimI gene encoding ribosomal protein S18-alanine N-acetyltransferase, with the protein product MIRPHDLALFPLPQIRRATPADIAAIVAIEKESFIDPWEQAVFLEALTYYPTTYFVAECDGAVVGFVVGGLEDTGENIYGHLCNLGVSPRYRRRGIAKLLVNRVEHQFALELATGVQLEVRVSNTTAQRFYRRMRYREVFGIEHYYANGEDAIVMMKWFRF
- a CDS encoding DUF1015 domain-containing protein, with protein sequence MVRIYRFSGVRPVKEAAPEIAAVPYDVVTANEAKAIIAQNPKSFLRVSRPDAELPGIPPHDDRVYQRAREMFLLLEREGLLKKDPEPGMYLYRAQQNGDTFLGLCCCLDVDDYRNNKIRRHELTRYDKEEDRTRHIEAVRAHNGPVVLLYRDDAGLFSFIESQVARTQPPVADVWTEQGALHQIFRIADPGVLAELEQRFAAVPALYIADGHHRAKASVNLADKILASGNQPGDEVCRFMGVIFAHNRVKIHGYSRLLTDLDPYTPDTFLKKLGEHYTVRPYAAVDGSVYNITPAITDPEKYHVVHLYLRGTWYECTRPRETGPETPNTLDVAVLQKHVLEGMLGITDPRGDARLQYLGGARPVSDLEKLVDDGTYRLAFAMQPVKVETVLSIADAGGIMPPKSTWFEPKLLSGLVVHSFD